Proteins from one Cicer arietinum cultivar CDC Frontier isolate Library 1 chromosome 3, Cicar.CDCFrontier_v2.0, whole genome shotgun sequence genomic window:
- the LOC101513562 gene encoding agamous-like MADS-box protein FUL-L isoform X1 → MGRGRVQLKRIENKTSQQVTFFKRRTGLLKKANEISVLCDAQVALIMFSTKGKLFEFSSAPSMEDILERYERQNHTELTGANTEAQGNWSYEYMKLTAKVQVLERNLRNFVGHDLDPLSVKELQSLEQQLDMSLKRIRTRKNQVMNQSISELHKRARALQDQNSKLAKTKEKEKTVSEHPQRFPETIGIGQCSATFNLTCQPDLLPPQRLVPSLTLRMDGCSGTLQARGSLEFEERGEVQIVPSNNTSLIPAWMLQHLTN, encoded by the exons ATGGGAAGAGGTAGGGTTCAACTGAAACGGATCGAAAACAAAACAAGTCAACAAGTGACATTTTTCAAAAGAAGAACTGGACTTCTCAAAAAAGCTAATGAAATTTCTGTGCTTTGTGATGCTCAAGTTGCTTTGATTATGTTCTCTACCAAAGGAAAACTTTTTGAGTTTTCCTCAGCACCAAG CATGGAAGATATCCTGGAACGATATGAGAGACAAAACCATACAGAGCTTACTGGAGCTAACACTGAAGCACAG GGAAACTGGTCTTATGAATACATGAAGCTAACTGCTAAAGTTCAAGTCTTGGAGAGGAACTTGAG GAACTTTGTGGGACATGATCTTGATCCTTTGAGTGTGAAAGAGCTTCAGAGTTTGGAGCAACAGCTTGACATGTCGCTAAAGCGCATCCGAACAAGAAAG AACCAAGTTATGAACCAATCCATCTCAGAGCTGCATAAAAGG GCAAGGGCATTGCAGGATCAAAACAGCAAGCTAGCAAAG ACAAAGGAGAAAGAGAAAACAGTGAGTGAACATCCACAGAGATTCCCAGAAACCATAGGCATAGGACAATGTTCAGCCACCTTCAACTTAACTTGTCAACCTGATCTGCTACCACCACAAAGACTGGTTCCTTCTCTAACTCTCAg GATGGATGGATGCAGTGGAACTTTACAAGCAAGAGGGTCATTGGAATTTGAAGAAAGGGGTGAAGTTCAGATTGTCCCTAGCAACAACACTAGTCTCATTCCAGCATGGATGCTGCAACATCTCACTAACTAG
- the LOC101513562 gene encoding agamous-like MADS-box protein FUL-L isoform X2 has protein sequence MGRGRVQLKRIENKTSQQVTFFKRRTGLLKKANEISVLCDAQVALIMFSTKGKLFEFSSAPSMEDILERYERQNHTELTGANTEAQGNWSYEYMKLTAKVQVLERNLRNFVGHDLDPLSVKELQSLEQQLDMSLKRIRTRKNQVMNQSISELHKRARALQDQNSKLAKTKEKEKTVSEHPQRFPETIGIGQCSATFNLTCQPDLLPPQRLVPSLTLSGTLQARGSLEFEERGEVQIVPSNNTSLIPAWMLQHLTN, from the exons ATGGGAAGAGGTAGGGTTCAACTGAAACGGATCGAAAACAAAACAAGTCAACAAGTGACATTTTTCAAAAGAAGAACTGGACTTCTCAAAAAAGCTAATGAAATTTCTGTGCTTTGTGATGCTCAAGTTGCTTTGATTATGTTCTCTACCAAAGGAAAACTTTTTGAGTTTTCCTCAGCACCAAG CATGGAAGATATCCTGGAACGATATGAGAGACAAAACCATACAGAGCTTACTGGAGCTAACACTGAAGCACAG GGAAACTGGTCTTATGAATACATGAAGCTAACTGCTAAAGTTCAAGTCTTGGAGAGGAACTTGAG GAACTTTGTGGGACATGATCTTGATCCTTTGAGTGTGAAAGAGCTTCAGAGTTTGGAGCAACAGCTTGACATGTCGCTAAAGCGCATCCGAACAAGAAAG AACCAAGTTATGAACCAATCCATCTCAGAGCTGCATAAAAGG GCAAGGGCATTGCAGGATCAAAACAGCAAGCTAGCAAAG ACAAAGGAGAAAGAGAAAACAGTGAGTGAACATCCACAGAGATTCCCAGAAACCATAGGCATAGGACAATGTTCAGCCACCTTCAACTTAACTTGTCAACCTGATCTGCTACCACCACAAAGACTGGTTCCTTCTCTAACTCTCAg TGGAACTTTACAAGCAAGAGGGTCATTGGAATTTGAAGAAAGGGGTGAAGTTCAGATTGTCCCTAGCAACAACACTAGTCTCATTCCAGCATGGATGCTGCAACATCTCACTAACTAG